The DNA segment CTCGATGGGCTTGGCGACGGGCTCCATCTCCTCGGTCTTGCGACCGATGACCGCCCCGGCGACGATGGCGGAGATGCCGCCCGAGGTGATGCTCGTGTTGCCCATGGCCTCGCTCCTTTACAAGCTGCATGCGACGTCGAGGATCTTGTACCCGAGATTGGCAAGCAACCCTCTTGGGTTTGATGAGATTCAGGCGGTGGCGATCGCCCTGAGCTTGCCGTCGAACGAGGCGAAAGCCAGCAGGCCTTGCCCCGTGCCGGGGGTGGTCAGAATGGCGCCGTTGGTCGTGAGCCGATCCACGAGAGAACCGCTCTCTCCATCCAGGATGTAGAGCCGGCCGTCCGCGGACCCCACCGCGATGCGATCGCCGAATGCTGCCGCTCCGCCGATTACCGCCCCGCCGGTGGTCGCTACCCAGCGGATCTCGCCGGTTTCACGATCCAGGGCGACGACCCGCGAGGAGCTCCCGCCGACGATGACGAGGTCCCCATGCACGAGGGGACGTACTTGCAGGCTTTTCGCGAGCTGGCGCTTCCACAGGAGATCGCCGGATTCGGCCGAGAGGGCGTAGAGGTAACCATCGAAAGAGCCGACGAAGCAGCGCCCTTCCGGATCGACGATCGGATCTCCCTTGACCTCGCCGCCGGTCACGAATTGCCAGCGCAGCGCGCCGGTCTCGGCGTCCGCGGCGTAGACTGCGTAATCGTTCGCGCCCACGATGACTTGATCGCGCACGGCGTCGAAGAACGGAGCCGAGTGGATGTAGTGCTTCGCCTTCAGCTCCCAGGCGACTTGGCCCGTCTGGGCGTCGAAGGCCATCAGACTGCCGCCCGCTTCGCCGCTTTCGACCCCGATGAAGAGGCGATCGCGCCCGGGATCCAGCGCGGGTGAGGAGCCGATCCACTGCCCCGGCCGGGTCTCCCAGATCAGGCGCCCGTTATCGGCATCCAGGCAGTAAAGGAAGCCGTCGTAGGCCCCGAAGTAGACCCGCCCCTGGTGCACCAGGGGCGTGGCATGCACGCCGCGTTCCCGGTCGCGCACCGCGAAGCGCCAGCGCTCACGGCCGTCGAGGGTGAGCGCGGCCAGGAAACCAGCATCCCCGCCCACGTACAGCCCTTGCTCCGTGATGCACGGGCGCGATTTCGGGATCGCGTAGCGGCCGTGGTTCAGGGGGCCCCACTCCCACTGGATCGGG comes from the bacterium genome and includes:
- a CDS encoding PQQ-binding-like beta-propeller repeat protein, with product MSQETRIASSDRLGYQPKLRHAILNDGLKLGQGLNEVGRPYDWMIDCREVLLSPESLHHAARLLWERIKPYAPEAVGGMTLAANPLVVALLYESRADGYPLQGFIIRKEPKGNGLQKWVEGPPLRPGARVVLLDDIVNSGDTQRRALEILAPFQPEVLAVGALIDCERSGSNWLKGRQIPLEALFTLDELGIDPGTPRAPGTYPIQWEWGPLNHGRYAIPKSRPCITEQGLYVGGDAGFLAALTLDGRERWRFAVRDRERGVHATPLVHQGRVYFGAYDGFLYCLDADNGRLIWETRPGQWIGSSPALDPGRDRLFIGVESGEAGGSLMAFDAQTGQVAWELKAKHYIHSAPFFDAVRDQVIVGANDYAVYAADAETGALRWQFVTGGEVKGDPIVDPEGRCFVGSFDGYLYALSAESGDLLWKRQLAKSLQVRPLVHGDLVIVGGSSSRVVALDRETGEIRWVATTGGAVIGGAAAFGDRIAVGSADGRLYILDGESGSLVDRLTTNGAILTTPGTGQGLLAFASFDGKLRAIATA